In a single window of the Bacillus rossius redtenbacheri isolate Brsri chromosome 8, Brsri_v3, whole genome shotgun sequence genome:
- the LOC134535567 gene encoding tigger transposable element-derived protein 4-like, whose translation MLMRLAFFFKCTPDKTLAFKSEKCHGGKLSKERVTLLVGANMDGSEKLPLLKIGKSANPRCFKNVKSKPVDYVNSSNAWMTGDLFSKWLIKLDKKFIKEKRQVVLFIDNCTAHNTIPVLKCVKVVFFPANMTSVVQPMDQGIIKNLKHFYRTLLVENILAGDGNALKIKLDILQASRMCKQAWDRVKPETIKNCFKKAGFVKTEDETVEATEAEAIPAAVDGWENVGADPTISYEDFLNVDEDVAVCGDVTDTEIIAEVLGSEKQDDDGEGSEEEIAGVEEEPVPSAADAMNHIKELRRFFESRINVSDSYFISLIKLESFVMAESLNSRKQAKISSFFQKQ comes from the coding sequence atgttgatgagactggcctttttttttaaatgcacaccgGACAAAACATTGGCATTTAAAAGCGAAAAATGTCATGGTGGAAAACTAAGCAAAGAAAGAGTGACGCTTTTAGTCGGAGCAAACATGGACGGCTCAGAAAAGCTGCCCTTGTTGAAGATTGGAAAATCGGCTAATCCCCGTTGTTTTAAGAATGTCAAGTCGAAACCGGTGGATTACGTTAACAGCTCAAACGCTTGGATGACAGGCGACCTGTTTTCAAAGTGGCTAATAAAGTTGGACAAgaagtttattaaagaaaagcGTCAGGTGGTCCTCTTCATCGACAACTGTACTGCGCATAACACCATACCAGTGTTGAAATGTGTTAAAGTGGTTTTTTTCCCAGCCAATATGACATCTGTTGTCCAGCCAATGGACCAAgggataataaaaaatttgaaacatttctaCAGAACCTTGCTGGTAGAAAACATACTGGCCGGAGATGGAAACGCCCTGAAAATAAAGCTCGATATTCTGCAAGCTTCCAGAATGTGTAAGCAAGCGTGGGACAGAGTGAAGccagaaacaatcaaaaactgttttaaaaaggcAGGTTTTGTTAAAACCGAGGACGAAACTGTGGAAGCAACTGAAGCGGAAGCCATTCCAGCAGCAGTCGACGGCTGGGAGAATGTGGGAGCCGACCCGACCATCTCGTACGAAGACTTTCTCAATGTCGATGAAGATGTTGCGGTGTGCGGTGACGTCACTGACACCGAAATCATCGCAGAGGTGCTCGGCAGTGAGAAGCAAGACGATGACGGGGAAGGTTCGGAAGAAGAGATCGCTGGAGTAGAAGAAGAACCGGTGCCGAGTGCAGCTGACGCCATGAATCACATAAAAGAACTTAGACGTTTTTTTGAGAGCCGAATTAATGTAAGTGATTCATACTTCATCTCTTTGATTAAGTTAGAATCTTTTGTAATGGCCGAGAGCCTTAATTCGAGAAAACAGGCCAAAATATcatctttttttcaaaaacaatag
- the LOC134535574 gene encoding uncharacterized protein LOC134535574 isoform X1, giving the protein MMEFVIVLIFCVVLVIAVMVIGSGMGKATSSQRQMDIINVAQNLYVLIRKGDLKKCDVTQTTAFLLNIAKSTVLKYYKKDIEEVSTPGKKRKKRPQEGKSLDTVDDFTVNAIRNAIYRMYAEGLNVTVDTIFKEIRERQIDYYGGRSSLHKLLKKMGFSWTTVDGRKALIENENIVLQRIDFLRKYKEEKERGANFIFVDETWIFQRGKALIYLKICSVVQYKVFHFHFIYFSGTVSKSWQDKSLQSAKRRTVGDGKRFIVVNAGGRTGFVPGAGLLFVSGQKTADYHGEMNGETFLMWFEDMLVHLEEPSVIIMDNASYHSTQVEKTPTTNWTKEKNEIKHENNLLKVELLRIAKQNKPPIRYIISFFLQHFFKSEIVAKNYVYALF; this is encoded by the exons atgatggaatttgttatcgttttgatattttgtgtggttcttgtgattgctgtaatggtaattggttccgggatggggaaagctacttcttcgcagcgtcagatggacatcattaacgtcgctcagaacttatatgttttaattaggaaaggcgacttgaagaaatgtgacgttacgcagacgaccgcgtttcttctcaacatcgcaaagtcaactgttctcaa gtactacaagaaagacattgaagaagtttcaacaccaggaaaaaagaggaaaaaaaggccacaggaaggaaagtcacttgacacagtcgacgatttcacagtaaatgcaatcaggaatgcaatttacaggatgtacgctgaag gtttgaatgttacagtcgacaccatttttaaagaaatcagggaaagacaaatagattattatggtggaagatcaagtcttcataaattgttaaagaagatgggattttcatggacaactgttgatggacgaaaagctttgatagagaatgaaaacatagtattgcagcgaatagatttcttgagaaagtataaagaagaaaaagaaagaggtgccaatttcatatttgttgatgaaacatggattttccagagaggcaaggcattaatttatttgaaaatttgttctgtggtccaatacaaagtatttcatttccatttcatatatttttcaggaactgtatcaaagtcatggcaggacaagagtctacaatctgcgaagagacgtactgttggagatggtaaaaggtttattgttgttaatgctggagggcgcactggctttgtgccaggagcaggattactttttgtttcaggtcagaagactgcagactaccatggcgagatgaatggggaaactttcttgatgtggtttgaagacatgttggtgcatcttgaggaacccagtgtcatcataatggacaatgcttcatatcacagcacccag gttgagaaaacacctacaacgaactggaccaaggagaagaatgagataaaacatgaaaataatttgttgaaagtggagctgctgagaatagctaaacaaaacaagcccccaatacggtatattatttcgttttttttacagcatttctttaaaagtgagatagttgcaaaaaattacgtatacgccttgttctaa
- the LOC134535574 gene encoding uncharacterized protein LOC134535574 isoform X2, protein MMEFVIVLIFCVVLVIAVMVIGSGMGKATSSQRQMDIINVAQNLYVLIRKGDLKKCDVTQTTAFLLNIAKSTVLKYYKKDIEEVSTPGKKRKKRPQEGKSLDTVDDFTVNAIRNAIYRMYAEGLNVTVDTIFKEIRERQIDYYGGRSSLHKLLKKMGFSWTTVDGRKALIENENIVLQRIDFLRKYKEEKERGANFIFVDETWIFQRGKALIYLKICSVVQYKVFHFHFIYFSGTVSKSWQDKSLQSAKRRTVGDGKRFIVVNAGGRTGFVPGAGLLFVSGQKTADYHGEMNGETFLMWFEDMLVHLEEPSVIIMDNASYHSTQMGEVCGSCGEANSSRLGERSPHRQRHHSSTHHPPQQG, encoded by the exons atgatggaatttgttatcgttttgatattttgtgtggttcttgtgattgctgtaatggtaattggttccgggatggggaaagctacttcttcgcagcgtcagatggacatcattaacgtcgctcagaacttatatgttttaattaggaaaggcgacttgaagaaatgtgacgttacgcagacgaccgcgtttcttctcaacatcgcaaagtcaactgttctcaa gtactacaagaaagacattgaagaagtttcaacaccaggaaaaaagaggaaaaaaaggccacaggaaggaaagtcacttgacacagtcgacgatttcacagtaaatgcaatcaggaatgcaatttacaggatgtacgctgaag gtttgaatgttacagtcgacaccatttttaaagaaatcagggaaagacaaatagattattatggtggaagatcaagtcttcataaattgttaaagaagatgggattttcatggacaactgttgatggacgaaaagctttgatagagaatgaaaacatagtattgcagcgaatagatttcttgagaaagtataaagaagaaaaagaaagaggtgccaatttcatatttgttgatgaaacatggattttccagagaggcaaggcattaatttatttgaaaatttgttctgtggtccaatacaaagtatttcatttccatttcatatatttttcaggaactgtatcaaagtcatggcaggacaagagtctacaatctgcgaagagacgtactgttggagatggtaaaaggtttattgttgttaatgctggagggcgcactggctttgtgccaggagcaggattactttttgtttcaggtcagaagactgcagactaccatggcgagatgaatggggaaactttcttgatgtggtttgaagacatgttggtgcatcttgaggaacccagtgtcatcataatggacaatgcttcatatcacagcacccag atgggcgaggtgtgtggatcatgtggagaagctaattcaagcagactgggagagagaagtccacatagacagcggcaccattcctccactcatcatccacctcagcaaggatag
- the LOC134535574 gene encoding uncharacterized protein LOC134535574 isoform X3 — protein MMEFVIVLIFCVVLVIAVMVIGSGMGKATSSQRQMDIINVAQNLYVLIRKGDLKKCDVTQTTAFLLNIAKSTVLKYYKKDIEEVSTPGKKRKKRPQEGKSLDTVDDFTVNAIRNAIYRMYAEGLNVTVDTIFKEIRERQIDYYGGRSSLHKLLKKMGFSWTTVDGRKALIENENIVLQRIDFLRKYKEEKERGTVSKSWQDKSLQSAKRRTVGDGKRFIVVNAGGRTGFVPGAGLLFVSGQKTADYHGEMNGETFLMWFEDMLVHLEEPSVIIMDNASYHSTQVEKTPTTNWTKEKNEIKHENNLLKVELLRIAKQNKPPIRYIISFFLQHFFKSEIVAKNYVYALF, from the exons atgatggaatttgttatcgttttgatattttgtgtggttcttgtgattgctgtaatggtaattggttccgggatggggaaagctacttcttcgcagcgtcagatggacatcattaacgtcgctcagaacttatatgttttaattaggaaaggcgacttgaagaaatgtgacgttacgcagacgaccgcgtttcttctcaacatcgcaaagtcaactgttctcaa gtactacaagaaagacattgaagaagtttcaacaccaggaaaaaagaggaaaaaaaggccacaggaaggaaagtcacttgacacagtcgacgatttcacagtaaatgcaatcaggaatgcaatttacaggatgtacgctgaag gtttgaatgttacagtcgacaccatttttaaagaaatcagggaaagacaaatagattattatggtggaagatcaagtcttcataaattgttaaagaagatgggattttcatggacaactgttgatggacgaaaagctttgatagagaatgaaaacatagtattgcagcgaatagatttcttgagaaagtataaagaagaaaaagaaagag gaactgtatcaaagtcatggcaggacaagagtctacaatctgcgaagagacgtactgttggagatggtaaaaggtttattgttgttaatgctggagggcgcactggctttgtgccaggagcaggattactttttgtttcaggtcagaagactgcagactaccatggcgagatgaatggggaaactttcttgatgtggtttgaagacatgttggtgcatcttgaggaacccagtgtcatcataatggacaatgcttcatatcacagcacccag gttgagaaaacacctacaacgaactggaccaaggagaagaatgagataaaacatgaaaataatttgttgaaagtggagctgctgagaatagctaaacaaaacaagcccccaatacggtatattatttcgttttttttacagcatttctttaaaagtgagatagttgcaaaaaattacgtatacgccttgttctaa